A segment of the candidate division WOR-3 bacterium genome:
GGGCTCGGCATCATGCTTGCCGTGCCAGACCGGTCCCAGAAAGGCGATTTCGGTCTTCTTGAACTTGAATCTCCTGTTGTCGGCCCAGACGATTTCTTCGGGCAGGCCGCTGATGGAGCTGAAGAAACGTTCGGCCCGGGCGAGTTGTTTCGGCGGGAGGTCCTTGAGCGACTTGGCGAAGAGTACCTTCCGACCGTACACTTCGGCTGCCCGCTGGTCAAGGAAGTGGTCTAGGTGATAGTGCGATATAACTATGGCTTGAGAAGATGCTGAGGAGAAACGGCAAGCTTGTTCGTAGCGGCTGGCGAGTTCCCGACGTCTTGGTTCAGGCAGAGGGAAGGATGCTGACTCGACCGACGCGCCGGGGTCAATCGTGACGCAGACATCGGGTGTGGAGATACGGGTACACATGCTTTTCACGCCGTGGGAGTCAAAGGCGACGTACTCGACTCTAATCGTGGGTTGGCTGCCGAATACCGGGTCGGTGAGTCTCACGGAAGGTAGTACCGGAGCAGGTAGTACCACGCCGGGATGGTAAACAGGAGACTGTCAACCCGGTCGAGGAACCCGCCGTGCTCGCCGAGTATGGCTGAGCTGTCCTTGACACCGATCGCACGTTTGAAGATTGACTCGAATAGGTCTCCGGCCTGGGCCAGTGCACCAAGTCCGATGCCGAACAAGGCAAGCAGCAACCAGTGGCGGCTTGCGAACACTTGGAACCGCATAAGGAAAA
Coding sequences within it:
- a CDS encoding MBL fold metallo-hydrolase; protein product: MVLPAPVLPSVRLTDPVFGSQPTIRVEYVAFDSHGVKSMCTRISTPDVCVTIDPGASVESASFPLPEPRRRELASRYEQACRFSSASSQAIVISHYHLDHFLDQRAAEVYGRKVLFAKSLKDLPPKQLARAERFFSSISGLPEEIVWADNRRFKFKKTEIAFLGPVWHGKHDAEPGTVLMTEIRRGRDKVLITSDVSGPVERETTDLVCAARAQTVVLDGYPTATLSQSGPDYGLVQSIVNVCRILAEPELKTLVIDHHMARDYRYPAFFKIAYDKARELKKQLGTAAELTGRTSMVLDGLKNYGPTKWHRWFPLDPKTARKTLETAVAQKRTTEDWLVAFDRWIG